The Prevotella melaninogenica genome window below encodes:
- a CDS encoding SusC/RagA family TonB-linked outer membrane protein: MILDNATSQSGDADWNSNINDYGNQLKNLNPDDFESVSVLKGAAATALYGSRGLNGAVVITTKSGKAGKGVTVKVSQTIGLETVYRSPDLQNTYMIGAFPGAVDYGDEYTATGNLWSDNMTSFARNSKGEYSLIEQYGNYAWGPDISWAKGKQFEQYDGTMGTAKMFPNNYKDAYDTGFNTNTNVSLQGGNDRTQFYASASYKYNKGTTPRNTFNRLSFLGKASQKIGNIVTVDFSVNFTQSQPRNAPLNIGEYFANSTFPREYDVNRYRNLYKGEHGGLASERYGDLYRAVPGKELWWSIFENDYKQTETMFRPVLNINIQALPWLQLSTGGSLNYYAIDGELKAPGSGYANEGGSYALSHTHTTQENLYLAANLNYQINKDWEVHGFLREEYFNQYAQYNSESTNGGLIVPNQFFIKNSKQQASFNAYKFNTKRIVSTIFMIGTSWKNQLFLDITGRNDWSSALVYSYGTGNFSYFYPSVSGSWIITETFKDKLPKWVSFAKVRGSWAQVGNDTSPYYINSGYSVATYQRGDKKIYGMTIPENMKSTNLKPERKNAWEVGLDWRFLDSRIGVDLTYYKENTRNQIMTINVPWESGVKEKLINAGNIQNSGIEIALNTTPIKKKQWQWDLNFTYTRNRNKIVELSPDVTSYINLDGAANYGNYRIASVAKVGSDYGMLMSDSWIKTDEKTGKPVVGYTNKFRTVYYKRGGTVKEVGSMLPNFLGSLNSTLRWKDLSLYVLFDARFGGYVASYNSRYATAYGFSGETEKYRKGMTWTSKYANAQDKVFTDGFIPDVVFDAGTIVTTPGGTNQDVSGMTYQEAYEKGYVEPAHLQSAAYFKNSWGTGVINDDWFKKINYIALREITLSYNVPTKISSYIGAKNLSLSFTGRNLAYLLNTAPNHENPESVRGTGAAQFRMRSFMPYTASYLFTLNATF; encoded by the coding sequence GTGATATTAGATAATGCTACAAGCCAATCAGGGGACGCTGACTGGAATAGCAATATCAACGACTATGGTAACCAACTAAAGAACCTTAACCCCGACGACTTTGAGAGTGTGAGCGTACTAAAAGGCGCTGCAGCAACAGCATTATATGGTTCACGTGGTTTGAATGGTGCTGTAGTAATTACCACTAAAAGTGGGAAAGCAGGCAAAGGTGTTACTGTAAAGGTTTCGCAAACTATAGGATTAGAAACAGTCTATCGTTCTCCAGATCTACAAAACACCTATATGATTGGAGCTTTCCCTGGTGCTGTAGATTACGGAGACGAATACACTGCCACGGGCAACCTTTGGAGCGATAACATGACATCGTTCGCTCGTAACTCTAAAGGTGAATACTCGCTCATCGAACAATATGGGAACTATGCTTGGGGACCTGATATCTCATGGGCTAAGGGTAAACAGTTTGAACAGTACGATGGGACAATGGGAACAGCGAAGATGTTCCCAAACAACTATAAAGATGCTTACGACACAGGCTTTAATACCAATACGAATGTATCATTGCAAGGTGGTAATGATCGTACACAATTCTACGCTTCAGCATCTTATAAATACAATAAGGGTACTACACCACGCAACACCTTTAACCGTCTGTCGTTCTTAGGAAAAGCTTCACAAAAGATTGGGAACATCGTGACGGTAGATTTCAGCGTAAACTTTACGCAATCACAACCTCGTAATGCACCTTTAAACATCGGAGAATACTTTGCAAATAGTACGTTCCCACGTGAATACGACGTTAATCGTTATCGTAACCTTTACAAAGGGGAACATGGTGGACTTGCCAGCGAAAGATATGGCGATCTCTATCGTGCTGTACCTGGCAAGGAGCTGTGGTGGAGTATCTTTGAAAACGATTACAAACAAACAGAAACCATGTTTCGCCCTGTGCTTAACATCAATATTCAAGCACTGCCTTGGCTACAGCTTTCAACTGGTGGTTCGCTCAACTATTATGCCATCGATGGCGAGCTAAAAGCCCCTGGTAGTGGTTATGCCAACGAAGGTGGTTCTTATGCTCTCTCTCACACGCACACTACACAAGAGAACTTGTACCTTGCGGCCAACCTAAACTATCAAATTAATAAGGACTGGGAAGTGCACGGGTTCTTACGTGAGGAATATTTTAACCAATATGCACAGTATAATAGCGAGAGTACGAACGGTGGACTTATTGTGCCCAACCAATTCTTTATCAAGAATTCAAAACAACAAGCCAGCTTTAATGCGTATAAATTCAACACCAAGCGTATCGTCTCTACCATCTTTATGATTGGAACAAGCTGGAAGAATCAACTATTCTTGGACATAACGGGACGTAACGACTGGTCCTCAGCCTTGGTTTACAGCTACGGAACAGGTAATTTCTCTTATTTCTATCCTTCTGTTTCGGGCTCATGGATCATCACAGAAACCTTCAAAGACAAACTTCCAAAATGGGTTAGCTTTGCAAAGGTACGCGGTTCTTGGGCGCAGGTGGGAAACGACACCTCTCCTTATTATATAAATTCGGGCTATTCTGTGGCAACATATCAACGTGGCGACAAGAAAATCTATGGAATGACTATCCCTGAGAATATGAAGAGTACCAACTTAAAACCTGAACGTAAGAATGCTTGGGAAGTGGGACTTGACTGGCGTTTCCTTGACAGTAGGATTGGGGTAGACCTCACCTATTATAAGGAGAACACTCGAAACCAAATTATGACTATCAATGTACCTTGGGAATCGGGCGTAAAAGAAAAGCTAATCAACGCTGGTAATATACAGAACTCAGGTATAGAAATAGCACTCAACACAACTCCTATAAAGAAGAAACAATGGCAATGGGACCTAAATTTCACCTACACTCGCAACCGCAATAAGATTGTAGAACTAAGTCCTGATGTAACCTCTTACATTAATCTGGATGGTGCAGCAAACTATGGTAACTACCGCATAGCATCTGTTGCCAAAGTAGGCTCCGACTATGGTATGCTAATGTCTGACTCTTGGATAAAGACCGACGAAAAGACTGGCAAACCAGTGGTGGGCTACACTAACAAATTCCGAACAGTGTATTATAAGCGCGGAGGTACTGTGAAAGAAGTTGGATCGATGTTGCCTAACTTCCTTGGATCACTAAACTCTACCCTAAGATGGAAAGACCTTAGTCTCTATGTGCTATTTGACGCACGCTTTGGAGGATACGTTGCTTCGTATAACTCACGCTACGCAACTGCATACGGTTTCTCTGGAGAGACCGAGAAATACCGTAAGGGGATGACCTGGACCAGCAAATACGCTAATGCGCAAGATAAGGTGTTTACTGATGGCTTTATCCCTGATGTCGTTTTCGATGCTGGTACTATTGTTACCACACCAGGAGGAACTAACCAAGACGTTAGTGGAATGACCTATCAGGAGGCTTATGAAAAAGGTTATGTAGAACCTGCACACCTACAAAGTGCTGCATACTTTAAGAATAGCTGGGGAACAGGTGTTATTAACGATGATTGGTTTAAGAAAATCAACTACATCGCTCTGCGAGAAATAACTCTCTCGTACAACGTTCCAACCAAAATTAGCAGCTATATCGGTGCAAAGAACTTATCCCTTAGTTTCACCGGACGTAACTTGGCATACCTACTGAACACTGCGCCAAATCACGAGAATCCTGAATCGGTACGTGGAACAGGAGCTGCGCAGTTCCGTATGCGATCATTTATGCCTTACACAGCAAGCTATCTCTTCACATTAAACGCTACATTCTAA
- a CDS encoding IS1634 family transposase gives MHANVQTRFNPATGDMAPYYRIKESYRDVQGHVHSLILLNIGFEPSLTAVQVRKIAYALTERFKTRSTPSLFKERLEGLTPIEQAKADEWWSRMEKEGGIDRFNKEEQKSLRKYENYIDLETANYTDARNVGAEWLCKQTIDKLQLEGFLRKNGWTENAIHTALSALIVRTVYAVSERSSYYYLRDNSAAGELYSGVPGWTPGINSLYKITDKLYELKEQLERHLCSVTDDLFNIDNKLMLFDLTNFYFEGSKRNSDKAKFGRSKEKRSDCKLLVLALCINKEGFIRYSSILEGNTADPKSLPNMIDTLAKRNPSRTKDTLVIMDAGVATEENLELIKKKGYNYLCVSRTKMKDYTLSDDNKSVTVMDARRQKITLKEVKTEDDEDYYLEITSPSKAMTESSMNRVWRERFKMELQRINDGISKKGGTKTYEKVVERTGRAIQKYPSIAKFYQISYIKNEKKLKEMLRVDWEIKDLSAMESGHGVYFLRSNVRTLSERVTWEYYNLIREIECTNRQLKNELNLRPIYHQKDERSDAHLFFGLLAYWVVNTIRCQLKREGESCYWTEIVRRMSTQKLVTTKGKNPLGETIEMRQCSSPSKQAKQIYDKLNLKHSPFKKNKICRTQSP, from the coding sequence ATGCACGCAAATGTACAGACACGATTCAACCCTGCCACAGGCGACATGGCTCCTTATTATCGCATCAAGGAGTCATATCGTGACGTGCAGGGTCATGTACATTCGCTAATTCTGTTGAACATAGGTTTTGAACCTTCACTTACTGCTGTACAGGTTCGAAAAATTGCATACGCTCTTACCGAACGCTTCAAAACCAGAAGTACACCCTCGCTTTTCAAAGAACGCCTTGAGGGACTTACTCCTATTGAACAGGCAAAGGCTGACGAATGGTGGAGCCGTATGGAGAAAGAAGGTGGAATCGATCGGTTTAATAAGGAAGAGCAGAAGTCGCTGAGAAAATATGAGAACTACATTGACCTCGAGACGGCAAACTATACTGACGCAAGGAATGTTGGTGCAGAGTGGCTCTGCAAGCAGACGATAGACAAGCTGCAGTTAGAGGGTTTTCTGCGCAAAAACGGCTGGACGGAGAATGCGATACACACGGCTTTGTCAGCATTGATTGTTCGCACGGTATATGCAGTCTCTGAACGTTCATCTTATTATTATTTGCGCGATAACTCAGCTGCTGGCGAACTTTACAGTGGAGTTCCTGGCTGGACACCAGGGATCAATTCTCTGTATAAAATCACTGACAAGTTGTATGAACTAAAGGAACAGTTAGAGCGTCATCTGTGCAGCGTTACTGACGATCTCTTTAATATAGACAACAAGTTGATGCTCTTCGACTTAACCAACTTCTATTTCGAGGGTAGTAAGCGTAATAGCGATAAAGCCAAGTTCGGTCGTTCAAAAGAAAAACGCTCTGACTGTAAGCTACTTGTACTTGCATTATGTATCAATAAAGAAGGTTTTATACGTTATTCTTCTATCTTGGAGGGTAATACAGCAGATCCCAAGTCTCTACCCAATATGATTGATACGCTGGCAAAGAGGAATCCATCACGAACCAAGGATACGCTCGTTATCATGGATGCAGGTGTTGCCACGGAAGAGAACTTGGAGTTAATAAAGAAAAAGGGTTACAATTATCTCTGCGTATCTCGTACGAAAATGAAAGACTATACGCTCAGTGATGATAACAAGAGCGTTACAGTAATGGATGCCCGTCGGCAGAAGATAACGCTGAAAGAGGTTAAGACAGAGGATGATGAGGATTATTATCTCGAAATAACATCTCCTTCGAAAGCTATGACAGAGTCGTCCATGAACAGGGTTTGGAGAGAGCGTTTTAAGATGGAACTGCAGAGGATAAACGATGGAATCTCCAAGAAAGGTGGAACAAAGACCTATGAAAAGGTTGTTGAACGTACAGGACGTGCCATACAGAAGTACCCTTCTATAGCGAAATTCTACCAGATAAGCTACATAAAAAATGAGAAGAAACTCAAGGAGATGCTGCGTGTAGACTGGGAGATAAAAGACCTCTCGGCAATGGAATCTGGTCACGGAGTCTATTTCCTCCGCAGCAATGTCAGGACACTTTCTGAGCGTGTGACATGGGAATACTACAATCTCATTCGTGAGATAGAATGTACGAACAGACAACTAAAGAATGAACTCAACCTCCGTCCTATCTATCATCAGAAAGATGAGCGAAGCGACGCACACCTCTTCTTCGGTTTATTAGCCTACTGGGTGGTAAACACTATCCGTTGTCAATTAAAACGAGAAGGAGAATCCTGTTACTGGACCGAGATAGTACGACGTATGAGTACCCAAAAGCTCGTCACCACAAAAGGGAAGAATCCATTAGGTGAAACCATCGAGATGCGCCAATGTAGTAGTCCTTCGAAGCAAGCAAAACAGATATACGATAAGTTGAACTTAAAACACTCACCATTCAAAAAGAATAAAATTTGTAGGACACAGAGCCCATAA